A region from the Brassica napus cultivar Da-Ae chromosome C8, Da-Ae, whole genome shotgun sequence genome encodes:
- the LOC111212685 gene encoding putative disease resistance protein At4g11170, producing MDPVQNRMASDRSFKYGVFISFRGPDTRKIFVGHLYGSLSIRGISTFKDDRRLEPGDSITDELCQAIRASRFAVVVISKNYATSSWCLDELQLIMELVENKEIEVVPIFYEVKPSDVRHHQLLESFSLRMTEKVPGWTKALKDIANRKGMESSKFSDDATMIEEIVQNISSRLLPMLPIGFRDVVGMRAHMKVLSPLLDMDSKDDARIIGIVGTGGIGKTTIAEYLYQTHKLGFSPHHYFMENVAERCRKHGLLHLQNELFSSIFREKNVMLESVEHGRQQLEFRLRNAKVFLVFDDVDDVRQLDALAKEVQWFAPGSRIIITTRDKSLLNSCEVYDVEYLDDDKALLLFQQIAFKGGQPPSSVYSDFSSRASKLAQGLPLAVKALGSSLRGKSEMEWDKALRSFEKAPYDNIPRILNISYESLDELSKTAFLHVACLFNGELVSRVKSLLHRGEDGIRVLAEKSLIDLSTNGRIAMHHLLEKIGRRNESDNDLALQPILRHWYDICRLADRAGTTRTEGIVLDISERPNHIDWKVFMQMENLKYLKINNRRRYKSLDSRTQSNPDEILLPYKLRLLQWDAYPYTTLPSSINTDCLVEVILCNSKLTTLWSGSPPRLSHLKRLNLTGSMYLKELPDLKEAVYLEELMLEGCISLTRIPESICSLPRLQKLDLSNCDGLKNLIIIVKESEATFFEGRRILHVRSVHTDFLDAEPLAEESRDISLTNLSIKGNLKIELKVIGGYAQHFSFISEQHIPHQVMLLEQQTARLMSHPYNFKLLHIVQVNCSEQRDPFKCYSFSYFPWLMELNLINLNIEEIPDDIHHMQVLEKLNLSGNFFRGLPSSMTHLTKLKHVRLFNCRRLEALPQLYQLETLTLSDCTNLHTLVSISHAEQDHGRYNLLELRLDNCKHVETLSDQLRFLTKLTYLDISRHDFETVPTSIKDLSSLITLCLNYCKKLKSLSELPLSIKHLYSHGCMSLETFSLSIDHSVDDLDLSTCFQPNQFLSQFTRFPSGRRSEEVQLCACIQKPKILNTPDQGTRNVRTIYTERFSSETLKLMAFALCLGVLLLCKTMGNS from the exons ATGGATCCAGTTCAGAACCGAATGGCTTCGGATCGAAGCTTCAAGTACGGTGTCTTCATCAGCTTCCGAGGACCAGACACCCGCAAAATATTCGTTGGCCATTTGTACGGATCACTTTCCATCAGGGGAATTTCAACCTTCAAAGACGATCGGAGGCTTGAACCAGGAGATTCCATTACCGACGAACTCTGCCAAGCCATCCGGGCATCAAGGTTTGCTGTCGTGGTTATCTCCAAGAACTACGCTACTTCAAGCTGGTGCCTAGATGAGCTTCAGTTGATCATGGAACTTGTCGAGAACAAGGAGATTGAAGTTGTTCCGATTTTCTATGAAGTAAAACCTTCCGACGTCAGACATCATCAGCTCCTAGAAAGTTTCTCTTTACGAATGACTGAGAAGGTTCCTGGTTGGACAAAAGCTCTTAAGGATATAGCCAACCGAAAGGGCATGGAATCCTCAAAATT CTCGGACGATGCCACGATGATTGAAGAAATAGTTCAAAACATTTCAAGCCGGTTGTTACCTATGTTGCCAATAGGTTTCCGTGATGTTGTCGGGATGAGAGCTCACATGAAAGTTCTCAGCCCTCTCTTGGACATGGACTCCAAGGATGATGCTCGTATCATAGGAATCGTTGGAACAGGAGGCATTGGTAAAACCACTATAGCAGAGTATCTCTACCAAACCCATAAACTTGGATTTTCACCTCATCATTATTTCATGGAGAACGTCGCGGAACGCTGTAGAAAACATGGTCTCTTACATCTACAAAATGAACTTTTTTCTAGTATCTTCCGTGAAAAGAATGTGATGCTGGAAAGCGTTGAACACGGAAGACAACAACTTGAGTTCAGGCTAAGAAACGCAAAAGTTTTTCTTGTCTTTGATGACGTTGATGATGTTAGACAGCTTGATGCCTTGGCAAAAGAGGTTCAGTGGTTTGCACCAGGGAGCCGAATCATCATAACCACGCGGGATAAGAGCTTGCTTAACTCCTGCGAAGTGTACGACGTTGAGTACTTGGATGATGATAAAGCACTCCTACTCTTCCAGCAGATTGCTTTTAAAGGAGGACAACCACCTTCTAGTGTCTACTCAGATTTTTCAAGTCGTGCTTCGAAGCTTGCTCAAGGTCTTCCTTTGGCCGTCAAGGCTTTGGGAAGTTCTCTCCGAGGGAAGTCCGAAATGGAGTGGGATAAGGCTTTACGTTCCTTTGAAAAGGCTCCTTACGATAATATTCCaagaatattaaatattagcTACGAGAGCTTGGACGAACTTAGTAAGACTGCTTTTCTTCATGTCGCATGCCTTTTCAATGGAGAACTTGTCTCGCGTGTCAAGTCTCTTCTCCACCGTGGTGAAGATGGGATAAGGGTTTTAGCGGAAAAGTCTCTCATCGATTTGTCTACTAATGGCCGTATAGCCATGCACCATTTGTTGGAGAAAATAGGAAGACGGAACGAATCAGACAACGACCTTGCCCTACAACCAATCTTGCGGCACTGGTACGACATATGTCGACTTGCAGACAGAGCA ggAACAACGAGAACTGAAGGCATCGTGCTAGATATTTCTGAAAGGCCTAATCATATAGACTGGAAAGTTTTCATGCAGATGGAGAATCTCAAATATCTGAAAATCAACAACCGCAGGCGTTACAAAAGTTTAGATTCAAGGACACAGAGCAATCCAGACGAAATTTTACTACCTTATAAACTTAGATTACTACAGTGGGATGCATATCCTTACACAACCTTGCCTTCCAGTATCAACACAGATTGTCTTGTAGAAGTAATTCTGTGTAACAGCAAGCTCACAACTCTTTGGAGTGGAAGTCCCCCG AGACTTTCGCATCTGAAAAGGCTGAATCTTACTGGATCTATGTATCTAAAAGAACTTCCAGATCTTAAGGAAGCAGTGTATCTCGAAGAGTTGATGCTGGAAGGTTGCATTTCCCTGACAAGGATTCCAGAGTCCATTTGTAGCCTGCCTAGACTACAAAAACTTGATCTATCCAACTGTGATGGGCTAAAGAATCTAATTATCATAGTAAAGGAATCTGAAGCTACTTTCTTTGAAGGCAGAAGAATCTTGCACGTTAGATCGGTCCACACGGATTTTCTTGATGCAGAACCGTTAGCAGAGGAGTCTCGAGACATTTCTCTCACAAATCTATCAATCAAGGGGAACTTAAAAATTGAGTTGAAGGTTATTGGAGGATATGCACAACATTTTTCGTTTATTTCTGAGCAGCATATCCCTCATCAAGTAATGTTGTTGGAGCAGCAAACAGCTAGGCTCATGTCACATCCTTACAATTTTAAGTTGCTTCACATCGTGCAAGTTAACTGCAGTGAGCAAAGGGATCCTTTCAAGTGTTATAGCTTTTCATATTTTCCCTGGTTGATGGAGCTAAATCTAATCAACTTAAACATCGAAGAAATACCAGATGACATTCATCACATGCAAGTTCTAGAGAAGTTGAACCTAAGTGGAAACTTCTTCAGGGGTTTACCTTCATCAATGACTCATCTTACGAAGTTAAAACATGTGAGGCTTTTTAACTGCCGTAGACTTGAAGCTTTGCCACAACTATACCAGCTGGAGACGCTCACACTCTCTGATTGTACCAACCTCCACACATTGGTGAGCATTTCTCATGCAGAACAAGACCATGGAAGATACAATTTGCTTGAGCTTCGTCTTGACAACTGCAAACATGTAGAGACATTGTCGGATCAGCTTCGGTTTCTTACAAAGCTGACGTATTTAGATATCAGTCGACACGATTTTGAAACAGTGCCTACAAGCATCAAAGACCTCTCCTCGCTGATAACTCTCTGCCTCAACTATTGCAAGAAACTAAAATCACTTTCAGAGCTTCCATTGAGCATTAAGCACCTATATTCACATGGCTGCATGTCCTTAGAAACTTTCTCCCTTTCAATCGATCATTCTGTTGATGACCTTGATCTCAGCACTTGCTTCCAACCGAATCAGTTTTTAAGTCAATTCACTCGTTTTCCATCTGGAAGACGTAGTGAAGAG GTACAGCTATGTGCTTGCATCCAGAAACCTAAGATATTGAATACGCCTGATCAAGGGACGAGGAATGTCAGAACAATCTACACAGAGCGTTTTAGCTCCGAAACCTTGAAACTAATGGCTTTTGCTCTATGTTTGGGTGTGCTTCTTCTATGTAAGACGATGGGCAATAGCTAG